A single Candidatus Zixiibacteriota bacterium DNA region contains:
- a CDS encoding MBL fold metallo-hydrolase, with the protein MMQITFHGAAGTVTGSKYLVTVNDKKILVDCGMFQGSRDLRERNWLPVPFAIKEISAVILTHAHIDHIGFLPKLVREGYNSPIYATPPTVELSHVSLMDTAMLQMEDAQFRQKKHLSRHEVVLPLFDIDDAEATKKLFRNVKFHEWVSIGKEFRFRYHIAGHLLGAAGVELEMDDGVERKSIFFSGDVGRYGNPLTTNPLSPPHCDYLVCESTYGGKMHPAQDAHTVFEELINEVHNSRSILLIPAFAIGRTQQITYLVNDLITNDFVPPIHIHIDSPMAISATEIYIRYPTYHSIDLNKLGGAKSVLDGDNVTLHRTRKSSQTLNELRGPAIIMSSSGMMTGGRILHHLLNRLPDRRTTVALVGFMAEGTLGRRLADGAEMVYIHKMPVDVRARIVKFEGMSGHADWYELLHWLEPVKYQPKKVFITHGESEQSAAMALHLKDERGWETIIPKLDETHPL; encoded by the coding sequence ATGATGCAAATCACCTTTCATGGCGCCGCCGGAACCGTGACCGGATCAAAATACCTGGTTACTGTTAACGACAAGAAGATTCTTGTCGACTGCGGTATGTTCCAAGGCTCCCGCGATCTGCGTGAACGCAACTGGCTGCCGGTGCCGTTCGCGATCAAGGAAATCTCTGCCGTCATTCTGACACACGCGCACATCGATCACATCGGCTTCCTGCCCAAGCTTGTGCGCGAGGGTTACAACAGCCCGATCTATGCGACACCGCCTACGGTCGAATTGTCCCACGTCTCCCTGATGGATACCGCGATGCTGCAGATGGAAGACGCCCAATTCCGGCAGAAAAAACACTTGTCGCGCCATGAAGTCGTCCTGCCGCTGTTTGATATCGACGATGCCGAGGCCACGAAGAAGCTTTTCCGCAACGTCAAGTTTCACGAGTGGGTATCGATCGGCAAAGAGTTTCGCTTTCGCTATCATATCGCCGGGCATCTGCTCGGAGCAGCCGGAGTCGAGCTTGAAATGGACGACGGCGTCGAGCGCAAGTCAATCTTCTTCTCCGGCGATGTCGGTCGTTACGGCAACCCGCTTACGACCAATCCGCTTTCGCCGCCGCACTGCGATTACCTCGTGTGCGAATCAACCTACGGCGGGAAGATGCATCCAGCTCAAGATGCTCACACGGTGTTTGAAGAGCTGATTAATGAAGTCCACAACAGCCGCAGTATCCTGTTGATCCCGGCCTTTGCCATCGGTCGCACGCAGCAAATCACCTATCTGGTCAACGACCTGATCACGAATGACTTTGTCCCGCCGATCCATATTCACATCGACTCGCCGATGGCTATTTCTGCTACCGAGATTTATATACGCTACCCGACCTATCACTCGATCGACCTGAACAAACTCGGTGGCGCTAAATCCGTGCTCGATGGCGACAACGTTACGTTACATCGCACCCGCAAATCGTCGCAGACCCTCAACGAACTCAGAGGGCCGGCGATCATCATGTCTTCCAGTGGTATGATGACCGGCGGCCGTATCCTCCATCACCTGCTCAATCGCCTGCCTGATCGCCGTACCACCGTGGCACTGGTAGGATTCATGGCGGAAGGCACTCTCGGCCGGAGACTCGCTGACGGCGCGGAAATGGTTTACATCCACAAGATGCCGGTCGATGTGCGCGCTCGTATTGTCAAGTTCGAAGGAATGTCGGGTCATGCTGACTGGTACGAACTATTACATTGGCTTGAACCAGTCAAATACCAACCGAAAAAAGTCTTTATAACTCACGGGGAATCCGAGCAATCAGCCGCAATGGCTCTCCACCTGAAAGACGAACGCGGCTGGGAGACGATAATTCCCAAACTCGACGAAACACACCCGCTATAA